The Syngnathus acus chromosome 3, fSynAcu1.2, whole genome shotgun sequence genome includes a window with the following:
- the LOC119120597 gene encoding CDKN2A-interacting protein gives MAKVTTDDTVSEYLAQNREVAEWVDTLRGYCENNKQWFARREFILKNMDAYPTVKPGVSNSSLDRLLSLSMVWANHVFLGCSYPEVVMLKIKDMAEGITVPDRPVHTTRKEKFGAPFGAPDESCAKRSRYALNEPDGRLAGKTSAQSMSQKSGPSSQAPAEHQPFFNRLYKAVAWKLVSAGGFGPNLDHFEILCSCVESCKETLTCVFVPLKDIVGLPTARTQKEGHVCEIRCQTVYMGTGYGRDEPAARAMASKEALKVFQGRKVTVKIARRRYKGRDVEDLLLLDEQPRSQGFPPALSYPF, from the exons ATGGCGAAGGTGACGACGGACGACACAGTTTCGGAGTACCTGGCCCAGAACCGGGAGGTGGCCGAGTGGGTCGACACTTTGAGGGGCTACTGcgaaaacaacaaacagtgGTTTGCCCGCAGAGAGTTCATCCTAAAAAACATGGACGCATACCCTACAGTGAAACCAGGTGTCTCCAACAGTAGTCTGGACAGGCTGCTGTCTCTCTCCATGGTTTGGGCGAACCATGTTTTCCTCGGCTGCAG CTATCCAGAAGTTGTCATGCTCAAGATTAAAGATATGGCTGAAGGAATAACTGTTCCAGATCGTCCAGTTCATACTACACGCAAGGAAAAGTTCGGTGCGCCATTTG GAGCGCCCGACGAAAGCTGTGCCAAACGATCCAGATACGCTCTTAATGAGCCCGACGGTCGACTGGCCGGGAAAACATCGGCACAATCTATGAGTCAGAAATCGGGGCCGTCCTCGCAGGCACCGGCGGAGCACCAGCCTTTCTTCAACCGCCTCTACAAGGCTGTGGCCTGGAAGTTGGTTTCGGCGGGGGGGTTCGGCCCCAACCTTGACCATTTTGAAATACTTTGTAGCTGTGTGGAGTCATGTAAGGAGACCTTGACGTGCGTCTTTGTGCCGCTGAAGGACATTGTCGGCCTGCCCACAGCTCGCACGCAGAAGGAAGGCCACGTGTGCGAGATTCGCTGTCAGACCGTCTACATGGGCACGGGCTACGGGCGCGACGAACCCGCCGCCCGAGCCATGGCTTCCAAAGAGGCGCTGAAAGTCTTTCAAGGCAGAAAAGTGACAGTAAAGATCGCCAGACGGCGGTATAAAGGGAGGGATGTGGAGGATTTGTTGTTGCTGGATGAGCAGCCTCGGAGTCAGGGCTTCCCCCCCGCGCTCAGCTACCCTTTTTAG